The following proteins are encoded in a genomic region of Micropterus dolomieu isolate WLL.071019.BEF.003 ecotype Adirondacks unplaced genomic scaffold, ASM2129224v1 contig_9831, whole genome shotgun sequence:
- the LOC123965481 gene encoding complement C4-like isoform X1, whose translation MMTLKSNFYNEKLQDFCIQGFYLNPMRRTCQERAKRVSLVEENPVCAEAFLKCCLEGERLRQKKIQEDSLKGLGRTASTADIEEFFLDTVSQNIRRFFPPSFAFTEFDVNDKGSYSMVLPHSITTWEIQVITLSAATGFCVVKPPEVKASKRAFVSLQLWL comes from the exons TGCAAGACTTTTGTATTCAAGGGTTTTATCTCAACCCTATGAGACGAACATGTCAGGAAAGAGCTAAGAGAGTCTCTCTGGTCGaagaaaatcctgtttgtgCAGAAGCCTTTTTAAAATGCTGCCTTGAAGGAGAGCGTCTGAGACAAAAAAAGATCCAAGAGGATTCCCTGAAAGGACTTGGCAGGA cTGCAAGCACTGCTGACATTGAAGAATTCTTCTTGGATACAGTTTCACAGAACATTCGGCgatttttccccccaagcttCGCATTCACAGAATTTGATGTAAATGACAAAGGAAG TTATTCTATGGTCTTACCTCACTCCATCACCACGTGGGAGATTCAGGTCATCACTTTATCTGCAGCTACCG GTTTCTGTGTAGTTAAGCCACCTGAGGTCAAAGCATCGAAGAGGGCATTTGTGTCTCTACAACTATGGCTCTGA